The nucleotide sequence TCGACGAAGAACTCGTCGCGAATTTCCACCCGCACCCGGATGTTGTCGATGTAGCCGTCGCGCTCCAGCACGATCTGGTAGTCCTGGCCCACCTCGGGCATGGCCATGAGCACCCGCTCGATCTGCATGGGGAAGATGTTGACGCCCTTTATGATGAGCATGTCATCGCAGCGGCCGTGCAAGCGGTCGATACGGCGATGGGCCCGGCCGCAGGGGCACTGTCCGGGCAGGAAACGGGTCATGTCCCGGGTGCGGTAGCGGATGACGGGCATGCCTTCGCGGCCAAGGGTGGTCATGACCAGTTCGCCGAGTTCACCCTCGGCCACCGGCTCGCCCGTGGCCGGATCGACGATCTCGGCCAGGTAGGCGTCCTCCCAGACATGCATCCCGTTTTGCTCCTGGCACTCGAAGGCCACACCCGGCCCGTTCATTTCGGATAGGCCGTAGGAGTTGTAGGCCTTGATGCCGTAGAGTTCCTGGAGGCGACCCCGGGCTTCTTCCGTATAGGGTTCGGCCCCGACGAGCGCGATGCGCAGGGGCAGGTCGCGGGGATCAAGGCCGATCTCGGCGAAGATGGAATGCAGATACAGGGCATAGGACGGGATGATGTGGATGCCCGTGACCTTGAAGTCGGTGAGGAGCTTGATCTGGCGGTGGCTGTTGCCGGCCCCGGCCGGAATGGTCAGGCAGCCGAGCTTTTCCGCGCCGTAGTGGATGCCAAGACCGCCAGTGAAAAGCCCGTAGCCGGACATGTTCTGGAAAACGTCGGTGCGCCGCAAGCCCACCATGTACATGCAGCGGGCCATGAGCGAGGCCCACCAGTCCAGGTCTTTTTGGGTGTGGTAGATGACGGTCGGCGTGCCGGTGGTGCCGGAGGAGGCGTGCATCCGCACCATTTCGCTGTGCGGCAGGGCCAACATGCCGTCGGGGTAGCTGTCGCGCAGGTCCTGCTTGGTGGTAAACGGGATGCGGCCCACGTCGTCCAGGGAGTGGACGGATTCGGGATCAAACCCGGCCTCGGCGAAACGGCGGGCGTAGAACGGCGATTTGGCGGCCTGGGCCAGGGAACGGCGCAGCCGGCCGATCTGCAGTTGGGCTATCTCGGGCCGGGAAAGGGCCTCGGCGGCATCGTAGCAATCCACGACATCTCCTTGCTGGCGAATGTGGGGAGGGACCCCCTTTTTGAAAAAAGGGGGTCTCTCCCCACACCCCTCCTCCCCTAAAAACTTTCCACGGGAGGGTTAAGTGACTTGTGTTGTGCCTTCGAGGCTATACCCTCGGCAGGGCACGGGTTCAAGGGTCGCGGGAGGAGAAAAAGACTCAGCCCATGCCGAATTCGGACGGGGGCGGGATGTCGGAGAGGTTCTCGAACGCCGTCGATTCCTTGAGGAACAGCAGCTTCACCATGCCCGTGGGGCCGTTTCGCTGCTTGCCGATGATGACCTCGGCCACGTTGTCCTCGGGGGTGAGCTCTTCCTTTTTCTTATAGGCGGCGGCGCGGTAGAGAAAGATGATGACGTCGGCGTCCTGTTCGATGGCCCCGGATTCGCGCAGGTCGGACATCATGGGGCGTTTGTCGGCGCGCTCCTCGACCTTGCGGTTGAGCTGGGACAGGGCCACCACCGGCACGTGCAGCTCCTTGGCCAGGGCCTTGAGGCTTCGGGAGATGTCGGAAATTTCCTGCTCGCGGGAATCGATGTGGCGCGAGGCGCGCATGAGCTGGAGGTAGTCCACCATGATGAGCCCAAGGCCGTGCTCGGCCTTGAGGCGGCGGCAGCGGGCGCGCAGATCCATGGTGGTGATGGCCGGAGTGTCGTCCACGAAAATGGGCGAGGCGGACAGATGGTTGGCCGCGTCGTAGAGCCGCGACCAGTCCTCGTCGTCAAGGCGCGCCCGGCGCAGCTTGGCCAGATCGACCTTGCCCCAGCAGCACAGCATGCGCTGCATGATCTGCTCCATGGACATTTCCAGGGAAAAAACGGCCGTGGGAATGGCCGACATGGCGGCGGCGCGCATGGCCACGTTCATGGCAAAGGCGGTCTTGCCCATGGACGGGCGGCCGGCCACGATGATGAGATCGGAGGGCTGGAGACCGGCGGTCATCTCGTCGAACTGGTAGTAGCCCGAGGCCACGCCGGTGACGAGTTCCTTGTTCTCCATGCGCTGTTCGATCTGCTCGAACACGTTGTGGATGATGTCCTTGGAGGACTTGAGTCCCTTGGTGGCCTTGGAGTCGGTGATGGAAAAAATGGCCTGCTCGGAGGCGTCGAGCAATTGCTCGGTGGTCTGGGCCCCTTCGTAGCAGCTGCTGATGATGTCCACGGCGGTGCTGATGAGCCGGCGCTGGACGGATTTTTCGCGGACGATCTCGGCGTGGTGGGCGGCGTTGGCGGCCGAGACCGTGGCCGAGGCCAGCTCGGCCAGATAGGCCGGGCCGCCGACCTCGTCGAGCTTGCCCGAGGCGCGCAGGGCTTCGGCCAGGGACACGAGGTCCACCGGGGCGTTGCGCCGGGCCAGATCGAGGATGGCCTGATAGATGAAGCGGTGGGCCGGGGAGTAGAAATCGTCCTCGCCGATGACATCGACGAGATTGAAAAGCGTGGCGTTTTTGAGGAGAATCCCCCCCAAAACCGACTGTTCGGCTTCGAGGTTCTGGGGGGGAACTTTTCGCAGGACGTCGGAAGAGACCCGCTCCAGGGCCTGCCCGGTCAGCGGTTCGCCGCTTCCCGAGCCGGCGGCTCTGGCGTTACGCGGTTTCTTCCGTGGAGTGTCCATCGGCTTCGGCCTGGGCTTCGGCCACCGGAGCGGCTTCGGCGATTTCCTCGTCCTCGGGGCCGCCCTGGCGCACCACCGAGACCTTCACGGAACCGCGCAGCTCGGGCAGGAGCTTCACGGGCACATCGTAGTGTCCCAGCGACCGGATGGGTTCGGCCAGGACGATCTTCTTGCGGTCGATGTCGAAACCGAGTTCGGCCAGCTTGTCGGCGATGATGGCGGTGGTGACGGAGCCGTAGAGCTTGGCGCCTTCGCCCACACGCACTTCGATGACGATGGCGATTTCGGCCAGACGGTCGGCCAGGCCCTTGGCGTCGGCGATCAGGGCGTCACGCTTGGCCTGGAGCTTCTTGCTCTCGTTTTCGAAACGGCGCAGATTGGCTGGCGTGGCCAGCATGGCCAGGCCCTGGGGGATCAGATAGTTGCGGCCGTAGCCGGGCTTGACCGAGACTTTGTCGCCAAGGCGGCCCAGATTTTCCACGTCCGCGCGCAAAATGAGTTCCATGGCTTCCCTACCTTACATCTTCTTCAGGTGTTCGGCGCTGTGCGTGGCCGTGTAGTACAAGAGGGCCATCTGGCGGGCGCGCTTGATCTCAAGGGTCAGGCGACGCTGGCACTTGGCGCAGGTGCCGGTGATGCGCCGGGCGATGATCTTGCCGCGATCCGTGATGAAATCCTTCAGGATGTCCGGACGCTTGTAATCAACGGGCAGGTTTTTGTTGGCGCAAAAACGGCAGAACTTCTTTTTCGGGGTGAACTTTTTCTTAAAGGCCATGGCTAGGCTCCCTCAGGCACGTATTTGTCGGCAAGCTTGACGGTGATGAACTTCATGACGCCGTCGGTGATGCGCACAATGCGTTCGAATTCGGCGATGGCCGTGGCCGGGGCGGCGAATTCGAAACGGGTGTAGTGGCCGCGGGTCTTTTTCTGCACCGGATAGGCCAGATCCTTCATGCCCCACTCGTCAACGCTGAGCATGGTGGTTCCCTGGCGTTCGAGAACACCCTTGAGGTTCTCGACGATCTCCTGCCGATTGTCCGTCGCCAGCTCCGGGGAGAGCAGCAACAAGGCTTCGTACTTCCGCATGGTTCCTCCTTTTGGTCCATGGCCCTTCCTCCGGGACGGTTGTCCTCCGGGAAGAGCAAGGCGAAGGGGAGTCGTTAGTCGTCCGACCCGCTTTTGTCAAGCCCCAGGCGCGAAGACAACGGCCGCGACGCCGACGGCCTTGGCCTCGAAAACGCCGCCTTGCCAAGGCGACCGGCCCCGTCTACATAATCCCACGGCGCGTCCGCGCCAAGCGCCCTTTCCGGGCGGCCGAGGTAGCCATGCGCATCCGCGCCAAACTGCTCATCATCCTGCTGACCTTAGTGCTGCCGCCGCTGGTCGCCGTCAGCTACTACGCCCTGCGCGAGGCCCGACTTCTGGGCGACGAACTGGCGACCCGGGCCGCCCAGTCCTTCAAGCACGCCGCCGAAGCCGAACTGGCGCTCATGGTGGACCTCATCGGCGAGGACGTGGGCGACAACCGGCTGCTGCTCGAACTTGGCCAGACCATGCTGGCCACGGACGCGGCCCGGATTTTGGAATCGCCAGCCCAGCCCCCCGAACCGGGACTTGCGCCGTCGCTGAGCGCCCCGCCCGGCGTGGACGAGGCCCAGACCCGATCATCCGGCGCGCCCCTGCTCCGCCTGGCCCCGACGTTTGCCACCCTGCAAGCCCGGCTTGGCGACAATCTGCTGTGGGCCTACGTCGCCCTGCCGGGCGGCGTCATGGCCACGGCCCCGAGCCATGGCCCCATGCCGGCCGGCTATGACGCCCGCGCCCGCCCCTGGTTCCAGGCGGCCATGCAGGCGGACCACCTCGTCTGGACCATCCTGGTCGATGCCGCCACGGGTCGCCTGACGGCCACGGTTTCCGGTACGGTGCGCGGCCGTGACGGACAGATTCTCGGCGTAGCCGGCGTCGATGCGCCCCTGGAGGCGCTGTTGCCGGAAAGCGATCTGTCGCGCCGCTGGGGCGACGGGGTGCGGGCTTCCTTCGTGCGCCTGGAGGCGGGCCGGCTGGAGCTCATCGGCAACCGCGACTTCCTGGACCCGGCGCTGGGCTGGAAAACGCCGATGACGCCGATGCCCCTGGCCATCGACAACGCCGACGGCCAAGCCGCCCT is from Solidesulfovibrio magneticus RS-1 and encodes:
- the rpsF gene encoding 30S ribosomal protein S6: MRKYEALLLLSPELATDNRQEIVENLKGVLERQGTTMLSVDEWGMKDLAYPVQKKTRGHYTRFEFAAPATAIAEFERIVRITDGVMKFITVKLADKYVPEGA
- the rpsR gene encoding 30S ribosomal protein S18, whose amino-acid sequence is MAFKKKFTPKKKFCRFCANKNLPVDYKRPDILKDFITDRGKIIARRITGTCAKCQRRLTLEIKRARQMALLYYTATHSAEHLKKM
- the dnaB gene encoding replicative DNA helicase translates to MDTPRKKPRNARAAGSGSGEPLTGQALERVSSDVLRKVPPQNLEAEQSVLGGILLKNATLFNLVDVIGEDDFYSPAHRFIYQAILDLARRNAPVDLVSLAEALRASGKLDEVGGPAYLAELASATVSAANAAHHAEIVREKSVQRRLISTAVDIISSCYEGAQTTEQLLDASEQAIFSITDSKATKGLKSSKDIIHNVFEQIEQRMENKELVTGVASGYYQFDEMTAGLQPSDLIIVAGRPSMGKTAFAMNVAMRAAAMSAIPTAVFSLEMSMEQIMQRMLCCWGKVDLAKLRRARLDDEDWSRLYDAANHLSASPIFVDDTPAITTMDLRARCRRLKAEHGLGLIMVDYLQLMRASRHIDSREQEISDISRSLKALAKELHVPVVALSQLNRKVEERADKRPMMSDLRESGAIEQDADVIIFLYRAAAYKKKEELTPEDNVAEVIIGKQRNGPTGMVKLLFLKESTAFENLSDIPPPSEFGMG
- the rplI gene encoding 50S ribosomal protein L9, yielding MELILRADVENLGRLGDKVSVKPGYGRNYLIPQGLAMLATPANLRRFENESKKLQAKRDALIADAKGLADRLAEIAIVIEVRVGEGAKLYGSVTTAIIADKLAELGFDIDRKKIVLAEPIRSLGHYDVPVKLLPELRGSVKVSVVRQGGPEDEEIAEAAPVAEAQAEADGHSTEETA
- a CDS encoding phenylacetate--CoA ligase family protein, yielding MDCYDAAEALSRPEIAQLQIGRLRRSLAQAAKSPFYARRFAEAGFDPESVHSLDDVGRIPFTTKQDLRDSYPDGMLALPHSEMVRMHASSGTTGTPTVIYHTQKDLDWWASLMARCMYMVGLRRTDVFQNMSGYGLFTGGLGIHYGAEKLGCLTIPAGAGNSHRQIKLLTDFKVTGIHIIPSYALYLHSIFAEIGLDPRDLPLRIALVGAEPYTEEARGRLQELYGIKAYNSYGLSEMNGPGVAFECQEQNGMHVWEDAYLAEIVDPATGEPVAEGELGELVMTTLGREGMPVIRYRTRDMTRFLPGQCPCGRAHRRIDRLHGRCDDMLIIKGVNIFPMQIERVLMAMPEVGQDYQIVLERDGYIDNIRVRVEIRDEFFVEDMRQLGALQKRIAARLRDEILVTPKVELVERNSLPKTEGKASRVVDKRESGA